From a single Brassica rapa cultivar Chiifu-401-42 chromosome A01, CAAS_Brap_v3.01, whole genome shotgun sequence genomic region:
- the LOC117127225 gene encoding uncharacterized protein LOC117127225 — translation MSYLTLLVFDLVAVYCISQMDYWKSHRTLIVARDLVMGSSENGYEELPSYLHKIRMANPGTLARLEVDANNRFKYLFLAFSASITGFPFMRKVVVVDGTFLQGKYKGTLLIATSQDGNFQIFPIAFAVVDTENDESWTWFFRQLSRVIPDDEGLALISDRHKSIRKAISVVYLLASTGICTYHLYKNILLRYRGRDLFGLVKKAAYSFRLADFEASFEAIKGLNPDLHAYLERADVCKWARAHFRGDRYNILTSNIAESINRALSDVRSLPIVRLLESIRLMMTRWFATRKHDADLMKTSLTRGVEKLLEGRIPIANLLKVQAIDIHQSQVMGVSSLHVVNLTEKTCSCRRFDLEKLPCAHAIAAAEARKISRI, via the exons ATGTCTTATCTGACCTTACTTGTTTTTGACCTGGTTGCTGTTTATTGTATATCGCAGATGGATTACTGGAAATCTCATCGTACACTTATAGTTGCTAGAGATCTCGTAATGGGTTCATCGGAGAATGGATATGAGGAGTTACCTTCTTACCTGCACAAGATTAGAATGGCAAATCCTGGGACCTTAGCTCGACTGGAAGTTGATGCAAACAATAGATTTAAGTACTTATTCCTTGCATTCAGCGCTAGCATTACTGGCTTCCCATTTATGAGAAAGGTTGTGGTGGTTGATGGTACTTTCTTGCAAGGAAAATACAAAGGAACGCTTCTCATTGCAACATCACAGGATGGTAATTTTCAGATATTTCCGATAGCATTTGCTGTGGTTGACACAGAGAATGATGAATCATGGACATGGTTCTTCCGTCAACTCAGCCGTGTGATACCCGATGATGAAGGATTGGCATTAATTTCTGACAGGCACAAGTCAATAAGGAAGGCAATTTCAGTGGTCTATCTGTTGGCTAGCACGGGAATTTGCACGTACCACTTATATAAGAACATCTTATTACGGTATAGAGGACGTGATCTGTTTGGTTTGGTCAAAAAAGCTGCGTACTCTTTTAGGTTAGCTGACTTTGAAGCAAGCTTCGAGGCGATTAAAGGGTTAAATCCAGATTTACATGCATATTTGGAACGTGCTGATGTGTGTAAGTGGGCTCGAGCGCATTTTAGAGGTGATAGATATAACATCCTTACAAGTAACATAGCTGAATCCATAAACAGAGCTTTGTCAGATGTGAGAAGCTTGCCAATTGTTCGCCTTTTAGAGTCTATCCGATTAATGATGACACGTTGGTTTGCAACAAGAAAACATGATGCTGACTTGATGAAAACTTCTCTGACTCGTGGTGTGGAGAAGTTGTTGGAG GGCCGTATACCTATTGCTAATCTATTAAAGGTTCAAGCTATCGACATTCATCAGTCACAAGTGATGGGAGTCTCATCTTTACATGTTGTAAACCTTACAGAAAAAACATGTTCTTGCCGTAGATTTGATTTGGAGAAGCTACCATGTGCTCATGCTATAGCTGCTGCGGAAGCTAGAAAGATATCACGGATATGA